One Campylobacter lari DNA segment encodes these proteins:
- a CDS encoding NADH-quinone oxidoreductase subunit C, translated as MRKYSDKKNAQLKNYYEDRFYHAPATKKLSTENSVFESDHQILNQEFELKNSFIELDFWVIEISKDDNVAILSKLKNLGYSCFTDASAIDFVAQKQGFEVYYQLLNMEKNLRVRVKTLVGLKEKLQSVMSVFKGANWCEREIYDMFGIFIINHPNLKRLLMPDDWYGNPFLKSYPLHGDEFAKWYEIDKIFGKEYREVVGEENRDPGFVDEKDTLNFSRIYHEVGKGEASREDKYLQEYQEEGGVPFVKKAKRTQVKILDKRR; from the coding sequence ATGAGAAAATATAGCGATAAGAAAAATGCTCAGCTAAAAAATTATTATGAAGATAGATTTTACCATGCACCTGCAACTAAAAAACTAAGCACAGAGAATAGTGTTTTTGAGAGTGATCATCAAATCTTAAACCAAGAATTTGAGTTAAAAAATTCTTTTATAGAGCTTGATTTTTGGGTGATTGAGATAAGCAAAGATGATAATGTTGCTATTCTTAGCAAGCTTAAAAATTTAGGTTATAGTTGTTTTACTGATGCAAGTGCGATTGATTTTGTTGCTCAAAAACAAGGTTTTGAAGTATATTATCAGCTTTTAAATATGGAGAAAAATTTAAGAGTGAGAGTAAAGACTCTCGTTGGTTTAAAAGAAAAACTTCAAAGTGTTATGAGTGTTTTTAAGGGTGCTAACTGGTGTGAGAGAGAAATATATGATATGTTTGGGATTTTCATCATCAATCATCCGAATTTAAAAAGACTTTTAATGCCTGATGATTGGTATGGAAATCCTTTTTTGAAAAGCTATCCTTTGCATGGTGATGAATTTGCTAAATGGTATGAGATAGATAAAATTTTTGGAAAAGAATACCGCGAGGTAGTAGGAGAGGAAAATAGAGATCCAGGTTTTGTAGATGAAAAAGACACGCTAAACTTTAGCAGAATTTATCATGAGGTTGGTAAAGGCGAAGCCTCAAGAGAAGATAAATACCTACAAGAATATCAAGAAGAAGGTGGCGTGCCTTTTGTGAAAAAAGCCAAAAGAACGCAAGTAAAAATTTTAGATAAGAGAAGATAA
- a CDS encoding ATP-binding cassette domain-containing protein, with product MFLEVKNLSKSYKFKKHWYLKEEEIFVFKDVSFALNQNENLLLCGESGSGKSTLAKILCMLERANTGEVLFENESILNLDFNAQRKLRQKIQYIFQDQKLALNPYKSTKRLLLDVYENFKLKPDFEELFKLFDAFELEKDILNLKPSKLSGGQSQRLGLIRALLLKPKLLILDEITAALDIVTAYKILNYLYAFQKTHDITYIFISHQEKILQDICHKKVFLQ from the coding sequence ATGTTTTTAGAAGTTAAAAATTTAAGCAAATCTTATAAATTTAAAAAACACTGGTATTTAAAAGAAGAAGAAATTTTTGTTTTTAAAGATGTGAGTTTTGCTTTAAATCAAAATGAAAATTTATTGCTTTGTGGGGAAAGTGGTAGTGGAAAAAGCACCTTGGCTAAAATTCTTTGTATGCTTGAACGCGCAAATACTGGAGAAGTTTTGTTTGAAAATGAAAGTATATTAAATTTAGATTTTAACGCTCAAAGAAAATTACGCCAAAAAATTCAATATATTTTCCAAGATCAAAAGCTGGCTTTAAATCCTTACAAAAGCACTAAAAGACTTTTACTTGATGTGTATGAAAATTTTAAACTTAAGCCCGATTTTGAAGAGCTTTTTAAGCTTTTTGATGCTTTTGAGCTTGAAAAAGATATTTTAAATTTAAAACCCTCTAAGCTAAGTGGTGGTCAAAGTCAAAGATTAGGTTTGATTAGAGCTTTGCTTTTAAAGCCAAAATTGCTTATTTTAGATGAAATCACAGCAGCGCTTGATATAGTGACTGCTTATAAAATTTTAAACTACTTGTATGCTTTTCAAAAAACGCATGATATTACTTATATATTTATTTCTCATCAAGAAAAAATCTTACAAGATATATGCCATAAAAAAGTGTTTTTGCAATAA
- a CDS encoding BCCT family transporter → MLKTSFKKSVFIPSISIIIILSLSCIFLPKLTNDFINHIKSGIFANFSWFYILSVSFFCVLC, encoded by the coding sequence ATGCTAAAGACAAGTTTTAAAAAATCAGTTTTTATTCCAAGTATTAGCATCATAATCATCTTAAGTCTTAGTTGTATTTTCTTACCTAAGCTTACAAATGATTTTATCAATCATATCAAAAGCGGGATTTTTGCAAATTTTTCATGGTTTTATATACTAAGTGTAAGTTTTTTTTGTGTTTTATGCTAG
- a CDS encoding BCCT family transporter, with protein MLALALSKFGDIKLGDDDEKPHFKFTSWLAMLFATGMGVGLMYFGVAEPLIHKKALQTSDEEAMLHTIFHWGIHPWAIYGVCALAMAYFGFRYKMPLSLRSAFYPLLKDKIYGFWGNLVDMLALIVTVFGISTTLGYSASQLNAGFLNLGILNEQSFLEQSVIIIIIISLATLSSISGLTKGLKILSEANLVFAVCLMLFVLFSTNTIQILSQFSSNIGNYLQNLISLSFKTYYYEKEHIEWFNNWTIYYWAWWLSWAPFVGFFIAKISRGRTIREFIFGVLVVPTSFNILWFSIFGNSALNFNDILSPFTSAPESLLFYFLQNFSFSYFSSLLALLVLALFFITSADSGIFVLNSLSSGGAHEPYKWQNILWGFILALLATSLLYSGGLGAILSITMIVALPFAFLLCLMCFSLLKGLIVDVNYSLTKLSQSSVYFSGEFWQERLARILKQSKEQDIQNFLNTKVKNAMELLDQSLKNYGLKTQIVQEKSSISLIIKKEFAKDFIYGVQVVKKQASQSIIDDKFMPTYSKEFIFEPQTFFADSRNGYNIEYLNEQEIIVDILKQYERYLQLLFDDKNEIFTKAYD; from the coding sequence ATGCTAGCACTCGCACTTTCAAAATTTGGCGATATCAAGCTCGGCGATGATGATGAAAAACCTCATTTTAAATTTACTTCTTGGCTTGCTATGCTTTTTGCTACGGGTATGGGTGTGGGGCTTATGTATTTTGGTGTGGCTGAACCTCTTATACATAAAAAAGCCTTGCAAACAAGCGATGAAGAAGCTATGCTACATACTATCTTTCACTGGGGAATTCACCCATGGGCTATTTATGGGGTGTGTGCTTTGGCTATGGCGTATTTTGGTTTTAGATATAAAATGCCTCTTAGCTTGCGTAGTGCTTTTTACCCTTTGCTTAAAGACAAAATTTATGGCTTTTGGGGAAATTTAGTCGATATGCTAGCTTTGATTGTCACGGTTTTTGGTATTAGCACTACGCTTGGCTATAGTGCTTCTCAGCTTAATGCTGGCTTTTTAAATTTAGGTATTTTAAACGAGCAAAGCTTTTTAGAACAAAGCGTGATTATAATCATCATCATTTCTTTAGCTACGCTTTCATCGATTAGCGGTTTGACAAAGGGCTTAAAAATTTTAAGCGAGGCAAATTTGGTTTTTGCGGTGTGTTTAATGCTTTTTGTGCTTTTTTCAACCAACACCATTCAAATTCTTTCGCAATTTAGCTCTAATATTGGCAATTATTTGCAAAATTTAATTTCTTTGAGTTTTAAGACTTATTATTATGAAAAAGAACATATAGAGTGGTTTAATAACTGGACTATTTATTATTGGGCTTGGTGGCTTAGTTGGGCGCCTTTTGTGGGCTTTTTCATCGCTAAAATTTCTCGCGGTAGAACGATAAGGGAATTTATCTTTGGTGTGCTTGTGGTGCCTACTAGTTTTAATATACTTTGGTTTAGCATTTTTGGTAATAGTGCTTTAAATTTCAATGATATCTTAAGTCCTTTTACTTCAGCACCTGAAAGTTTGCTTTTTTATTTTTTACAAAATTTTTCTTTTTCTTATTTTAGCTCTTTGCTTGCGCTTTTGGTTTTAGCTTTGTTTTTTATCACTTCAGCAGATAGCGGGATATTTGTGTTAAATTCTTTAAGCAGTGGCGGAGCTCATGAGCCATATAAATGGCAAAATATCCTTTGGGGTTTTATACTTGCACTTTTAGCTACTTCTTTGCTGTATTCAGGTGGTTTGGGAGCGATTTTAAGTATCACTATGATAGTGGCCTTACCTTTTGCTTTTTTGCTTTGCTTGATGTGTTTTTCACTGCTTAAAGGTTTAATCGTAGATGTAAATTACTCTTTAACTAAGCTTAGTCAAAGTAGTGTGTATTTTTCAGGGGAATTTTGGCAAGAAAGACTAGCTAGAATTTTAAAACAAAGTAAAGAACAAGACATACAAAATTTCTTAAATACTAAAGTTAAAAATGCTATGGAGTTGCTTGATCAAAGTCTAAAAAACTATGGCTTAAAAACACAAATTGTTCAAGAAAAATCAAGCATAAGTTTGATTATAAAAAAAGAATTTGCAAAAGATTTTATCTATGGAGTGCAAGTGGTAAAAAAACAAGCAAGTCAAAGCATAATCGATGATAAATTTATGCCAACTTATTCTAAAGAATTTATTTTTGAGCCACAGACTTTCTTTGCTGATTCGCGTAATGGTTATAATATAGAGTATTTAAATGAACAAGAAATCATCGTAGATATACTAAAGCAATATGAGAGGTATTTGCAACTTTTATTTGATGATAAAAATGAAATTTTTACTAAAGCTTATGATTAA
- a CDS encoding ABC transporter permease gives MFKRLLWAFFLMIFASFLCFVMIYHAKGSVVFASVPQGTSIKIKEEIERNLNLDKPLLEQYENWLFNALKGDFSYSLISGEKVSEILKEKLPYTIILGSLAFFILFVLSLVLALFCVLYKDSFLDKFITFLTMSFFALPAFSLSLMLILVFAVFFKLFPSSAIADIGFEDDVFNRLWHLFLPVCALVLSHLAVFVRFIRTSLIDSLNQSFIESAFARGLSKTRIYLHFVLKDAFGSILAYFGASFVSFLMGTYIVESVFSYEGVGNLVIKSILFKDYPVVLAVVIFSILVVVLVNLIVEIICKMINPRFANA, from the coding sequence ATTTTTAAACGCCTTTTATGGGCGTTTTTTTTGATGATTTTTGCAAGTTTTTTATGCTTTGTGATGATTTATCATGCTAAAGGAAGTGTGGTTTTTGCTAGTGTGCCTCAAGGAACTAGTATTAAAATAAAAGAAGAAATCGAGCGTAATTTAAATTTAGACAAGCCCTTATTAGAGCAGTATGAAAATTGGCTTTTTAATGCCTTAAAAGGCGACTTTTCCTACTCTTTAATCAGCGGAGAAAAAGTTAGTGAAATTTTAAAAGAAAAGCTTCCTTATACCATCATACTGGGGAGTTTAGCTTTTTTTATACTTTTTGTGTTATCTTTGGTTTTAGCACTTTTTTGTGTTCTTTATAAAGATAGCTTTTTAGATAAATTTATCACTTTTTTAACGATGAGTTTTTTTGCATTGCCTGCTTTTTCTTTATCATTAATGCTTATTTTAGTTTTTGCTGTATTTTTTAAGCTTTTTCCAAGTTCGGCTATTGCTGATATTGGTTTTGAAGATGATGTGTTTAATCGTTTGTGGCATTTGTTTTTACCAGTATGTGCTTTAGTGCTTTCGCATTTAGCTGTTTTTGTGCGTTTTATAAGGACAAGTTTGATTGATAGTTTAAATCAAAGCTTTATAGAAAGTGCTTTTGCAAGAGGGCTTAGCAAAACAAGAATTTATTTGCACTTTGTGTTAAAAGATGCTTTTGGTTCTATACTTGCGTATTTTGGTGCTTCTTTTGTGAGTTTTTTAATGGGAACTTATATAGTAGAAAGTGTGTTTTCTTATGAGGGTGTGGGAAATTTGGTAATTAAAAGCATATTGTTTAAAGACTATCCTGTGGTTTTGGCTGTGGTGATTTTTAGCATTTTAGTGGTGGTGCTTGTAAATTTGATCGTAGAAATAATTTGTAAGATGATTAATCCAAGGTTTGCTAATGCGTAA
- a CDS encoding nickel ABC transporter, periplasmic substrate-binding protein, producing MLRFFLMLFCALNLFAATPKDTIVIAVENEPERINPLFSEDHDVAIALVFSGLTRFDENMNLAPDLASSWKVSKDGLVYEFTLRDDVLWHDGAKFSAKDVEFSINALKDEKLNSPSKVNFDAVKEVKIIDDYHLSITLSKPFPAFLDALSVGILPKHLLEKENLNTTKFNQMPIGTGSYKLKQWKQGQYMILEANENYHLAKVKTPKLILKHIKDPSISAIELKNGSIDVALVDFALASNFENDKNFKMLIEPSADYRALMFNLNHEFLKDQNVRLALNYAIDKQAIINSLLHSFGKVANHPLEKSWANPKEFASYAYDVKKANELLAKAGFVKNKNGILEKNGKEFSFEMYAMSEDPLRVALVNILQSEFLKLGIKAKAVAKPSGSFDYTKIDSFLVGWGSPYDPDFHTFRVFASSQDSALNSSGWNFGHYQNAKVDEALTKARNSLDVNERKKHYKEFIDALYKDPAFLFIAYIDYPLVFAKNIQGIKPHILGHHGVGFTWNAYEWSKN from the coding sequence ATGTTGCGATTTTTTTTAATGCTTTTTTGTGCTTTAAATCTTTTTGCTGCTACGCCAAAAGATACGATTGTTATAGCAGTGGAGAATGAACCAGAGCGTATTAATCCTCTTTTTAGTGAAGATCACGATGTGGCGATTGCTCTTGTGTTTTCAGGGCTTACACGCTTTGATGAGAATATGAACTTAGCGCCTGATCTTGCTAGTTCTTGGAAAGTTAGCAAGGATGGGCTTGTTTATGAATTTACTTTAAGAGATGATGTGTTATGGCATGATGGGGCTAAATTTAGTGCTAAAGATGTGGAATTTAGTATAAATGCTTTAAAAGATGAGAAGCTAAATTCACCTTCAAAAGTAAATTTTGATGCGGTTAAGGAAGTAAAAATCATCGATGATTATCACTTGTCTATCACACTTTCAAAGCCTTTTCCTGCATTTTTAGACGCTTTGAGTGTAGGGATTTTACCAAAACACTTGCTTGAAAAAGAAAATTTAAACACCACTAAATTTAATCAAATGCCTATAGGAACAGGATCTTATAAGCTAAAGCAATGGAAACAAGGTCAATACATGATCTTAGAAGCAAATGAAAATTATCATTTAGCTAAGGTAAAAACACCAAAACTCATACTAAAACACATTAAAGATCCAAGTATTAGCGCAATTGAGCTTAAAAATGGTTCTATTGATGTAGCTTTGGTTGATTTTGCCCTAGCTTCAAATTTTGAAAATGATAAAAACTTTAAAATGCTTATAGAACCTTCGGCTGATTACCGTGCTTTGATGTTTAATCTTAACCATGAGTTTTTAAAAGATCAAAATGTGCGTTTAGCGCTAAATTATGCTATTGATAAACAAGCTATTATAAATTCACTTTTGCATTCTTTTGGAAAGGTAGCAAATCATCCTTTAGAAAAATCATGGGCAAATCCTAAAGAATTTGCAAGCTATGCTTATGATGTAAAAAAAGCAAATGAGCTTTTAGCAAAAGCGGGCTTTGTGAAAAATAAGAATGGAATTTTAGAAAAAAATGGCAAAGAATTTAGCTTTGAAATGTATGCTATGAGTGAAGATCCACTAAGAGTGGCTTTGGTAAATATCTTGCAAAGTGAGTTTTTAAAGCTTGGCATAAAAGCAAAAGCGGTAGCTAAGCCAAGTGGAAGTTTTGATTATACGAAAATTGATAGCTTTTTAGTGGGTTGGGGTAGTCCTTATGATCCTGATTTTCATACATTTAGAGTTTTTGCAAGCTCTCAAGATAGTGCTTTAAACTCAAGTGGATGGAATTTTGGTCATTATCAAAATGCTAAAGTTGATGAGGCTTTAACAAAGGCTAGAAATTCGCTTGATGTAAATGAAAGAAAAAAACACTATAAAGAATTTATTGATGCTTTATATAAAGATCCTGCATTTTTATTTATAGCTTATATTGATTATCCTTTAGTTTTTGCTAAAAATATCCAAGGTATAAAACCTCACATTTTAGGTCACCATGGGGTAGGTTTTACTTGGAATGCTTATGAGTGGAGCAAAAATTAG
- a CDS encoding ATP-binding cassette domain-containing protein: MIEISNLNLSFKDKILLKDVNLNLEDGKALAIMGKSGAGKSLLLKSMIKLFDKHYKLNAQKFQINQKDILNLKEKELNALRAKVNLLFQDVYGSFYPLVDIGSYFNIVLKTHTSLSTKEIKEKAFYYFECLGLKNHDLLWHSFIYQLSGGMARRVQIALALLSEAKYLLCDEITSSLDRANEEKIITILKELKAQFKNLIFITHDINLAKELCDEVAIIEDKTLLYQMPMKEFLNNPKGIFAKELLNYFENENVFRS, translated from the coding sequence ATGATAGAAATTTCAAATCTTAACCTTAGTTTTAAAGATAAAATCTTACTAAAGGATGTAAATCTTAATTTAGAAGATGGCAAAGCTTTGGCTATCATGGGTAAAAGTGGAGCAGGAAAAAGCTTGCTTTTAAAAAGTATGATTAAGCTTTTTGATAAACACTATAAACTCAATGCACAAAAATTTCAGATAAATCAAAAAGATATTTTAAATTTAAAAGAAAAAGAGCTAAATGCATTAAGAGCTAAGGTAAATTTGCTTTTTCAAGATGTTTATGGGAGTTTTTATCCTCTTGTTGATATAGGGAGTTATTTTAATATAGTTTTAAAAACTCATACGAGTTTAAGCACAAAAGAGATTAAAGAAAAGGCCTTTTATTATTTTGAGTGTTTAGGACTTAAAAATCATGATCTTTTGTGGCATTCTTTTATATATCAGTTAAGTGGTGGTATGGCAAGACGTGTTCAAATAGCGCTAGCTTTGTTAAGCGAAGCTAAGTATTTATTGTGTGATGAGATTACAAGTTCTCTTGATAGGGCTAATGAAGAAAAAATCATCACTATTTTAAAAGAGTTAAAAGCACAATTTAAAAATCTCATTTTCATCACGCATGATATAAATTTAGCCAAAGAGCTTTGCGATGAGGTGGCCATCATAGAAGATAAAACTTTGCTTTATCAAATGCCTATGAAAGAGTTTTTAAACAATCCAAAAGGTATTTTTGCCAAAGAATTGTTAAATTATTTTGAGAATGAAAATGTTTTTAGAAGTTAA
- a CDS encoding ABC transporter permease: MRKFCVMMILLSFILALFAPLISFYDPNLVDLSKAKIAPNLSHIFGTDLLGRDVFTRILYALRVSLFVGVMAAFFSVLFACVYVFLTRFFAYAFFARVIDMLLALPSLLVIMFFQSFLAGSLWSMIFIIALGHFAFVAKVLDTQLNKFQKLEFYQNAIILGSSKMKALFSELLPACWNLLFVLFVLNIAHAITSEATLSFFGLGVELWTPSLGNMLNEASKAVFLGFWWMIVFPVAFILMLILPLLALGNDLQEEIKA; encoded by the coding sequence ATGCGTAAGTTTTGCGTGATGATGATTTTGCTAAGTTTTATTTTAGCACTTTTTGCACCTTTAATAAGTTTTTATGATCCAAATTTAGTGGATTTAAGTAAGGCTAAAATAGCCCCAAATTTAAGTCATATTTTTGGCACAGATTTACTTGGTAGGGATGTTTTTACGCGTATTTTATATGCCTTGCGTGTTTCTTTATTTGTAGGGGTAATGGCAGCATTTTTTAGTGTGCTTTTTGCTTGTGTTTATGTGTTTTTAACAAGATTTTTTGCCTATGCTTTTTTCGCTAGGGTGATTGATATGCTTTTGGCACTACCTTCTTTGCTTGTGATTATGTTTTTTCAAAGCTTTTTGGCAGGATCTTTGTGGAGTATGATTTTTATCATAGCTTTGGGGCATTTTGCTTTTGTGGCAAAGGTGCTTGATACTCAGCTTAATAAATTTCAAAAACTTGAGTTTTATCAAAATGCTATCATTTTAGGTTCTAGCAAGATGAAAGCTTTATTTAGCGAGCTTTTGCCTGCTTGTTGGAATTTGCTTTTTGTGCTTTTTGTTTTAAATATCGCTCATGCTATTACAAGTGAAGCCACTTTGAGTTTTTTTGGTTTGGGTGTAGAGCTTTGGACTCCAAGTTTAGGAAATATGCTAAATGAAGCAAGTAAGGCCGTGTTTTTAGGGTTTTGGTGGATGATAGTTTTTCCAGTAGCCTTTATACTTATGCTTATTTTGCCTTTGCTTGCTTTGGGCAATGATTTACAAGAAGAGATTAAAGCATGA
- a CDS encoding NAD(P)H-quinone oxidoreductase subunit 3, giving the protein MTHATIEHQYFGIFAMLVIASVIFFTLVYISSKIGSKLASHNRKKLGLGIYECGPMASKQANKINSQFFVFALIFILLDIEVVFLFPWAVIFKDLTAELSKYGLSLFALVEVFIFILLLAIGFLYAYKKGAFAWQSIKK; this is encoded by the coding sequence ATGACGCACGCAACTATAGAGCATCAATACTTTGGCATCTTTGCAATGCTTGTTATCGCAAGTGTTATATTTTTTACTTTGGTGTATATTTCTTCTAAAATAGGCTCCAAACTCGCCTCTCATAATAGAAAAAAACTCGGACTCGGAATTTATGAATGTGGGCCTATGGCTTCTAAGCAAGCAAATAAAATCAATTCTCAATTTTTTGTTTTTGCTTTGATTTTTATTTTGCTTGATATTGAAGTGGTGTTTTTATTTCCTTGGGCGGTGATTTTTAAAGATTTAACCGCAGAGCTTTCAAAATACGGCTTATCTTTATTTGCCTTAGTGGAAGTATTTATTTTTATTTTATTGCTTGCAATAGGTTTTTTATACGCTTATAAAAAAGGAGCATTCGCATGGCAGAGTATCAAAAAATGA
- the nuoD gene encoding NADH dehydrogenase (quinone) subunit D, producing the protein MQISTKLKPYYENISFEREDGTMIVNLGPQHPSAHGNLRLILELDGEEITKAAPCIGYMHRGMEKMAENMIYQEFIPTTDRMDYIAASANNYAYVAAVEKLCGLEIPRRASVIRMILLELNRIASHLLWLATHALDIGAMTVFLYCFREREYVLDLIEKYCGARLTHSSMRIGGVMLDLPEGFLDELLAFCNKFLNDIKDYEALLDDNRIWRARTENVGVVSKEQALSWGCSGVMLRGSGIAYDVRKEEPYLLYDEVDFGVPVAKMGDSYARYKVYMQEFRESLKILVQCAKLYQDTPPEILCNHPEYVSASKEQIMTQNYSLMQHFVLVTQGLKPPKGEVYVPTESPKGELGFFIHSDGSGRPYRLRARTPSFFHCAFLEEMLVGSYLADAVAILGSINIVLGEIDR; encoded by the coding sequence ATGCAAATTTCTACTAAATTAAAACCTTATTATGAAAATATAAGCTTTGAGCGTGAAGATGGTACTATGATAGTAAATCTTGGTCCCCAACATCCAAGTGCTCATGGGAATTTACGCCTTATTTTAGAACTTGATGGAGAAGAAATTACCAAGGCTGCTCCTTGTATAGGCTATATGCATCGTGGTATGGAAAAAATGGCTGAAAATATGATCTATCAAGAGTTTATCCCAACTACTGATAGAATGGATTATATCGCAGCTAGTGCAAATAATTATGCCTATGTAGCTGCTGTGGAAAAACTTTGCGGTTTGGAAATTCCACGCAGAGCAAGTGTGATAAGGATGATTTTGCTTGAGTTAAACCGCATTGCTTCGCATTTGTTATGGCTTGCTACACATGCTCTTGATATTGGTGCGATGACAGTATTTTTATACTGCTTTAGAGAGCGTGAATATGTGCTTGATCTAATAGAAAAATATTGCGGGGCAAGACTTACACATTCATCTATGAGAATAGGTGGGGTAATGCTTGATTTACCTGAAGGTTTTTTAGATGAACTTTTAGCATTTTGCAATAAATTTCTAAATGATATAAAAGATTATGAAGCCTTGCTTGATGATAATAGAATTTGGCGTGCAAGAACTGAAAATGTAGGAGTGGTAAGTAAAGAACAAGCGCTAAGTTGGGGTTGTAGCGGGGTTATGCTAAGAGGAAGTGGCATTGCTTATGATGTTAGAAAAGAAGAGCCTTATTTGCTTTATGATGAGGTAGATTTTGGCGTACCTGTGGCTAAAATGGGTGATTCTTATGCAAGATATAAAGTTTATATGCAAGAATTTAGAGAAAGTTTGAAAATTTTAGTTCAATGTGCTAAGCTCTATCAAGATACTCCACCTGAGATTTTATGCAATCATCCTGAGTATGTAAGCGCTTCAAAAGAGCAAATCATGACGCAAAATTATTCACTTATGCAACATTTTGTCCTAGTAACCCAAGGCTTAAAGCCACCAAAAGGCGAGGTGTATGTGCCAACTGAAAGTCCAAAAGGCGAACTTGGGTTTTTTATTCACTCAGATGGTAGCGGTAGGCCATATAGATTAAGAGCTAGAACCCCAAGTTTTTTTCACTGTGCGTTTTTAGAAGAAATGCTTGTAGGATCGTATTTGGCTGATGCAGTGGCTATTTTAGGAAGTATTAATATAGTTTTAGGTGAGATAGACCGATGA
- a CDS encoding NuoB/complex I 20 kDa subunit family protein, with protein sequence MAEYQKMSNAPVVLTTVDKLVQWGRSNSLWALSYGLACCAIEMMAAGGARYDFDRFGTIFRASPRQSEVMIIAGTLSKKHAEFTRRLYDQMPDPKWVISMGSCANTGGMFNTYSTVQGVDRIIPVDIYVPGCAPRPETFQFALMILQKRIRKEKASRKIAPKRLI encoded by the coding sequence ATGGCAGAGTATCAAAAAATGAGCAATGCGCCAGTTGTTTTAACTACGGTTGATAAGTTAGTGCAATGGGGTAGGAGTAATTCTTTATGGGCGCTATCTTATGGGCTTGCTTGTTGTGCTATTGAAATGATGGCAGCAGGTGGTGCAAGATATGATTTTGATAGATTTGGAACGATTTTTAGAGCAAGTCCAAGACAATCTGAAGTAATGATTATAGCGGGTACTTTAAGCAAAAAACACGCTGAATTTACAAGAAGACTTTATGATCAAATGCCTGATCCTAAATGGGTTATTTCTATGGGTTCTTGTGCAAATACTGGTGGTATGTTTAATACCTATTCTACTGTTCAAGGGGTAGATAGAATCATTCCTGTTGATATTTATGTGCCAGGTTGTGCCCCACGCCCCGAAACTTTTCAATTTGCTTTGATGATTTTACAAAAAAGAATTCGTAAAGAAAAAGCAAGTAGAAAAATAGCTCCAAAAAGGCTTATATGA
- a CDS encoding NADH-ubiquinone oxidoreductase subunit E family protein, whose product MRRVDLRKSQDLFKDLEQIIQKAYMGEVLVVLFEIGDFSNVEKSFAFIKEQNCELLNSLKFNQVDWTIVFKKVGQ is encoded by the coding sequence ATGAGACGCGTGGATTTAAGAAAAAGTCAAGATTTATTTAAGGATTTAGAGCAAATCATTCAAAAAGCCTATATGGGTGAAGTTTTAGTGGTTTTGTTTGAAATAGGAGATTTTTCTAATGTAGAAAAAAGTTTTGCTTTCATAAAAGAGCAAAATTGTGAACTTTTAAATTCTTTAAAATTTAATCAAGTAGATTGGACTATAGTTTTTAAAAAGGTAGGACAATGA